A genomic segment from Leopardus geoffroyi isolate Oge1 chromosome A2, O.geoffroyi_Oge1_pat1.0, whole genome shotgun sequence encodes:
- the LOC123607371 gene encoding olfactory receptor 7G1-like yields MGPSNKTAVSEFLLMQVTEDPELKPFLFILFLSIYLVTILGNLLIVLAVSSDSHLHTPMYFFLSNLSFTDICLSTTTIPKMLVNIQAQSQSITYAGCLTQIYFVLVFASLESFLLAAMAYDRYVAICHPLRYTVIMNSHFCGLLILVSLCINTVDALMHSLMVLQLTFCTDVEIPLFFCEVVQVIKLACSDTLVNNILIYFATSVFGGIPLCGIIFSYTQIVSSVLRMPSVGRKYKAFSTCGSHLSVVSLFYGTGLGVYISSAFTNSSRNTAVLSMMYTVVPQMMNPFIYSLRNRDMKGALRKLMGKIPLFFQECVV; encoded by the coding sequence ATGGGACCCAGCAACAAAACAGCAGTTTCCGAATTCCTTCTTATGCAAGTGACAGAGGATCCAGAACTGAagccctttctctttattctgtttctgtCCATATACCTGGTCACCATCCTAGGAAACCTGCTCATCGTCCTGGCCGTCAGCTCAgactcccacctccacacccccatgtacttcttcctctccaacctGTCCTTTACTGACATTTGTTTAAGCACAACCACAATCCCAAAGATGCTGGTGAACATCCAGGCCCAGAGTCAGAGCATCACTTATGCAGGCTGCCTCACCCAGATCTACTTTGTTCTAGTTTTTGCTAGTTTGGAAAGTTTCCTTCTTGCGGCAATGGCCTATGATCGCTATGTGGCCATTTGTCACCCACTGAGGTACACAGTCATCATGAACTCCCACTTCTGTGGCCTGCTGATTCTAGTCTCCTTGTGCATTAACACTGTGGATGCCCTGATGCACAGTCTGATGGTGTTGCAGCTGACATTCTGCACAGATGTTGaaatccctctcttcttctgtgaGGTTGTTCAGGTCATCAAGCTCGCCTGTTCTGACACCCTCGTCAATAACATCCTGATATATTTTGCAACTAGCGTATTTGGTGGTATTCCTTTATGTGGAATCATTTTCTCTTACACTCAGATAGTGTCCTCTGTTTTGAGGATGCCATCCGTGGGCAGAAAGTATAAAGCGTTTTCTACGTGTGGGTCTCACCTGTCAGTTGTGTCTTTGTTCTATGGGACAGGTTTGGGGGTGTACATTAGTTCTGCTTTTACTAACTCTTCCAGAAACACTGCGGTGCTTTCAATGATGTACACTGTTGTCCCTCAAATGATGAACCCTttcatctacagcctgaggaacagGGATATGAAGGGAGCCTTGAGAAAACTCATGGGTAAGATACCATTGTTTTTtcaggagtgtgttgtttaa
- the LOC123607374 gene encoding olfactory receptor 7G1-like, translating into MESRNDTHVSDFLLMKVTEDPELQSLLFSLFLSMYLVTILGNLLIILAVTSDSHLHTPMYFFLSNLSFTDICLSTTTIPKMLVNIQAQSQSITYAGCLTQIYFVLVFASLESFLLAAMAYDRYVAICHPLRYTVIMKPCLCSLLILLPLFIIIVDALVHSLMVLQLTFCTDVEIPLFFCEVVQVIKLACSDTLINNILIYFATSVFGGIPLCGIIFSYTQIVSSVLRMPSVGRKYKAFSTCGSHLSVVSLFYGTGLGVYISSAFTNSSRNTAVLSMMYTVVPQMMNPFIYSLRNRDMKGALRKLISRTSLL; encoded by the coding sequence ATGGAATCTAGAAACGACACACATGTTTCAGATTTCCTTCTCATGAAAGTGACAGAGGATCCAGAACTGCAGTCCCTCCTATTCAGCCTGTTCCTGTCCATGTACCTGGTCACCATCCTGGGAAACCTGCTCATCATCCTGGCCGTCACCTCGgactcccacctccacacccccatgtacttcttcctctccaacctGTCCTTTACTGACATCTGCTTAAGCACAACCACGATCCCAAAGATGCTGGTGAACATCCAGGCCCAGAGTCAGAGCATCACTTATGCAGGCTGCCTCACCCAGATCTACTTTGTTCTAGTTTTTGCTAGTTTGGAAAGTTTCCTTCTTGCGGcaatggcctatgaccgctatgtggccatttGTCATCCACTAAGGTACACAGTCATCATGAAGCCCTGCCTCTGTAGTCTGCTGATTCTACTCCCCCTGTTCATTATCATCGTGGATGCCCTGGTGCACAGTCTGATGGTGTTGCAGCTGACCTTCTGCACAGACGTTGaaatccctctcttcttctgtgaGGTTGTTCAGGTCATCAAGCTCGCCTGTTCTGACACCCTCATCAATAACATCCTGATATATTTTGCAACTAGCGTATTTGGTGGTATTCCTTTATGTGGAATCATTTTCTCTTACACTCAGATAGTGTCCTCTGTTTTGAGGATGCCATCCGTGGGCAGAAAGTATAAAGCGTTTTCTACGTGTGGGTCTCACCTGTCAGTTGTGTCTTTGTTCTATGGGACAGGTTTGGGGGTGTACATTAGTTCTGCTTTTACTAACTCTTCCAGAAACACTGCGGTGCTTTCAATGATGTACACTGTTGTCCCTCAAATGATGAACCCTttcatctacagcctgaggaacagGGACATGAAGGGAGCCTTGAGGAAACTGATAAGTAGAACTTCTCTCCTGTGA